A portion of the Natronococcus sp. AD-5 genome contains these proteins:
- a CDS encoding ABC transporter permease: MSYVLKRTAQAIFTVFATISLTFALVRLLPGGPVDYLRAQMLQQGGDLTTEQINRRIEAQTNIAVDEPLYVQYFDYMASILTGDLGESTWYGDPVVDILGSAIPWTIFIMSVSLFLAFVIGISLGAFMAYREGSRFDVSSTVVALLLNSTPSYVVGLLALTFLAYRGGVFPTGGHYASGIDPGLSLEFLLSAAHHGALPILSMTVVAFGGWALDMRGNSIRVLGADYLHVARLRGLSERRIALRYVARNAILPMYTGLMIAIGTMFGGAVIIEEIFSYPGVGYYLISAIDQRDYPVMMGAFILITVAVVIGIYVADLTYGKLDPRAKRGESRESY, encoded by the coding sequence ATGAGTTACGTACTCAAACGAACTGCACAAGCGATATTCACCGTCTTCGCGACGATATCGCTGACGTTCGCACTCGTCCGCCTGCTCCCCGGCGGGCCGGTCGACTACCTTCGGGCGCAGATGCTCCAGCAGGGCGGTGATCTCACCACCGAGCAGATCAATCGGCGAATCGAAGCCCAGACGAACATCGCCGTCGACGAGCCGCTGTACGTCCAGTACTTCGACTACATGGCGAGCATCTTGACGGGCGATCTCGGCGAGTCGACGTGGTACGGCGACCCGGTGGTCGACATTCTCGGGAGTGCGATACCCTGGACGATCTTCATCATGTCAGTCTCGCTGTTCCTCGCGTTCGTTATCGGGATCAGCCTGGGCGCGTTTATGGCCTATCGAGAGGGAAGTCGATTCGACGTCTCTTCGACGGTCGTCGCGTTACTGCTGAACTCGACGCCGAGTTACGTCGTCGGACTCCTCGCACTGACGTTCCTCGCCTATCGCGGGGGAGTGTTCCCGACCGGCGGTCACTACGCCTCCGGGATCGATCCCGGATTGAGCCTCGAGTTCCTGCTCAGTGCGGCCCACCACGGCGCCCTTCCCATCCTGTCGATGACGGTCGTCGCGTTCGGCGGGTGGGCACTCGACATGCGCGGCAACAGCATTCGGGTGCTCGGAGCGGATTACCTGCACGTCGCTCGACTACGGGGGCTGTCGGAGCGGCGGATCGCGCTTCGGTACGTCGCCCGAAACGCCATCCTGCCGATGTACACCGGCCTGATGATCGCCATCGGGACGATGTTCGGCGGCGCCGTGATCATCGAGGAGATCTTCTCGTATCCTGGTGTCGGCTACTACCTCATCAGCGCGATCGACCAGCGCGACTATCCGGTGATGATGGGCGCGTTCATTCTGATCACCGTGGCGGTCGTGATCGGCATCTACGTCGCCGATCTGACCTACGGCAAACTCGACCCCCGCGCCAAACGAGGTGAGTCCCGTGAGTCGTACTGA
- a CDS encoding ABC transporter substrate-binding protein gives MPEKDIQSTVVPALARRRFMKGIGAAGGSALLAGCGGREAGDGNGDDDGFQAGDSIDVGEEELEKIQELAWITNQELPVLPVMEKLAQSFQTTDEWDVPSPDNSDVMYYWPTEWLPRFGQWEANGDDTLSLTQWAVPEDSQYNPWNGVEYAEPRRMLFDRFMAYNIVEAEYEGYAISDWEIDGESITLTVRDGLTWHDGDDVVAQDVVNQLKLDMYAGGTLRDFVDEVATSVEAVDDATAELTLSEPINSQIILGLLQPTRLVAKDSEYGEYVERMDDAEDGDEEVEVYGDLTDWAVEEPIGCGPFQFEGADSQRTLLSKFEDHPDADNIDFEHVENRHMPSNDARWSALQNDEIDGDATLFMPQNQVNQLPDHVQIAEIPRHWGMGLVFNHDDEHLGKREVRQAIAHVINRDLVAENSGAGTGSKLGVKYPSGITGDFTNRVEEEWLDGVVDEFEPYDDEGRAEELLEEAGYAFEDETWVDENGDPIEVPVKVPSGFSDWVSAVETVVDQLDQFGIESEMLTRDVGTYFGQDFPDGDFVAGVEGWANYDQAYPYYHFDHLYTGGEGSIQDAANFPDEFEAPVLHDGVRDGESIDPSVLIDELALSGTEDLSE, from the coding sequence ATGCCCGAGAAGGACATTCAGAGCACGGTAGTCCCGGCGCTCGCTCGCCGGCGATTTATGAAAGGGATCGGCGCCGCAGGCGGTTCGGCGCTGCTGGCCGGATGCGGCGGACGGGAAGCGGGAGACGGAAACGGCGACGACGACGGATTCCAGGCCGGTGATTCGATCGACGTGGGAGAGGAGGAACTCGAGAAAATCCAGGAACTGGCCTGGATCACGAACCAGGAGCTCCCCGTGTTGCCGGTCATGGAGAAACTCGCGCAATCGTTCCAGACGACGGACGAGTGGGACGTTCCGAGTCCCGACAACAGTGACGTGATGTACTACTGGCCGACGGAGTGGCTCCCCCGCTTCGGCCAGTGGGAGGCAAACGGCGACGACACGCTGTCGCTTACTCAGTGGGCGGTTCCCGAAGACTCCCAGTACAACCCGTGGAACGGCGTCGAGTACGCCGAACCGCGTCGGATGCTGTTCGACCGGTTCATGGCCTACAACATCGTCGAAGCCGAGTACGAGGGGTACGCGATTTCCGATTGGGAGATCGACGGCGAGTCGATCACGCTCACGGTCCGGGACGGACTCACCTGGCACGACGGCGACGACGTCGTCGCACAGGACGTGGTCAATCAGCTGAAACTGGACATGTACGCCGGCGGAACGCTGCGCGATTTCGTCGACGAGGTAGCGACCAGCGTCGAGGCCGTCGACGACGCGACGGCGGAACTCACGCTCTCGGAGCCGATCAACAGCCAGATTATCCTCGGATTGCTCCAGCCGACGCGACTGGTCGCCAAAGACAGTGAGTACGGCGAGTACGTCGAGCGGATGGACGACGCCGAGGACGGCGACGAGGAGGTCGAGGTCTACGGCGACCTCACGGACTGGGCCGTCGAAGAGCCGATCGGCTGCGGTCCGTTCCAGTTCGAGGGTGCGGACTCTCAGCGGACGCTGCTCTCGAAGTTCGAGGATCACCCCGACGCCGACAACATCGACTTCGAACACGTCGAGAACCGGCACATGCCGTCGAACGACGCGCGCTGGAGCGCGCTGCAGAACGACGAGATCGACGGCGACGCGACGCTGTTTATGCCGCAAAACCAGGTCAACCAGCTCCCCGACCACGTTCAGATCGCAGAGATTCCGCGCCACTGGGGAATGGGACTGGTCTTCAACCACGACGACGAGCACCTCGGTAAGCGCGAGGTTCGCCAAGCGATTGCGCACGTGATCAACCGCGACCTGGTCGCCGAGAACTCCGGGGCCGGAACCGGTTCGAAGCTCGGCGTGAAGTATCCCAGCGGGATCACCGGGGACTTCACGAACCGCGTTGAAGAGGAGTGGCTCGACGGCGTCGTCGACGAGTTCGAGCCGTACGACGATGAGGGGCGAGCGGAAGAGCTACTGGAAGAGGCGGGCTACGCCTTCGAGGACGAGACCTGGGTCGACGAAAACGGCGATCCGATCGAGGTGCCCGTCAAGGTGCCGAGCGGCTTCTCCGACTGGGTTTCGGCGGTCGAAACCGTCGTCGACCAGCTCGATCAGTTCGGAATCGAGTCCGAGATGCTCACCCGAGACGTCGGAACGTACTTCGGGCAGGATTTCCCGGACGGTGACTTCGTCGCCGGCGTCGAAGGCTGGGCGAACTACGATCAGGCGTACCCCTACTACCACTTCGATCACCTCTACACGGGCGGCGAGGGAAGCATTCAGGACGCGGCAAACTTCCCGGACGAGTTCGAGGCGCCGGTCCTGCACGACGGTGTGCGCGACGGCGAATCGATCGATCCGAGCGTACTCATCGACGAACTCGCACTGTCCGGCACCGAAGACCTGAGCGAGTAA
- a CDS encoding glycoside hydrolase family 13 protein — protein MTNTDHDDRQWWKEAVVYQVYPRSFNDSSGDGIGDIPGIVEKVDYLEALGVDVVWLNPVYESPMADNGYDIADYRSIHPRFGTMDDWERLLEELHARDMRLIMDLVVNHTSDEHEWFRRSREADAEYEDYYYWREGDDGPPNDWDSFFGGSAWSYDEERGEYYLHLFDEKQPDLNWRNETVREEVYEMMRWWLEQGIDGFRMDVINLVSKTEGLPDGDPDDGMTGAEHFVDGPRSTEYIGEMCDRALAGYDVMTVGEMIGVDAETALEYVGEDGCGLSMLIHFEHMGVDTGDGGKWDVAELDLLELKEIITDWQETLAGEGWNCLYLSNHDQPRAVSRFGDDGEYREESAKMLATFLFTLQGTPFVYQGQEIGATNTTFETPDDIRDVEAENFVDLSLESGAYDSYEEVRPIVESRSRDNARTPMQWSDEEYAGFSESEPWIDVADDYEEINVEAARADPDSVWHYYRELIELREERDVFVYGEYDLLLPDHPEVFAYRRTLEDETLLVVCNFFDDEPTVDLPPLAAVEAPELVIGNYEGGEPGDGALELRPYEARVYVL, from the coding sequence ATGACTAACACCGACCACGACGACCGCCAGTGGTGGAAAGAAGCGGTCGTCTACCAGGTCTATCCGCGGAGTTTCAACGACTCGAGCGGGGACGGGATCGGAGACATCCCCGGCATCGTCGAGAAGGTCGACTACCTCGAGGCGCTGGGCGTCGACGTCGTCTGGCTGAACCCGGTCTACGAGTCGCCGATGGCGGACAACGGCTACGACATCGCCGACTACCGCTCGATCCACCCGCGGTTCGGGACGATGGACGACTGGGAGCGCCTGCTCGAGGAACTCCACGCCCGGGACATGCGCCTGATCATGGACCTGGTCGTCAATCACACCTCCGACGAACACGAGTGGTTTCGCCGCTCGCGCGAAGCGGATGCGGAGTACGAGGACTATTACTACTGGCGCGAGGGCGACGACGGTCCGCCGAACGACTGGGACTCCTTCTTCGGCGGTTCCGCGTGGAGCTACGACGAGGAACGCGGCGAGTACTACCTCCACCTGTTCGACGAGAAGCAGCCGGATCTGAACTGGCGCAACGAGACCGTCCGCGAGGAGGTCTACGAGATGATGCGCTGGTGGCTCGAGCAGGGGATCGACGGCTTCCGAATGGACGTCATCAACCTCGTCTCGAAAACGGAGGGGCTTCCGGACGGCGATCCGGACGACGGGATGACCGGCGCGGAACACTTCGTCGACGGCCCCCGTTCGACGGAGTACATCGGCGAAATGTGCGACCGCGCGCTCGCGGGGTACGACGTGATGACCGTCGGCGAGATGATCGGCGTCGACGCCGAGACCGCCCTCGAGTACGTCGGCGAGGACGGCTGCGGGCTGTCGATGTTGATCCACTTCGAGCACATGGGCGTCGATACCGGCGACGGCGGCAAGTGGGACGTCGCGGAGCTCGACCTGCTCGAGCTCAAGGAGATCATCACCGACTGGCAGGAGACGCTCGCGGGCGAGGGCTGGAACTGCCTCTATCTGAGCAACCACGACCAGCCGCGCGCCGTCTCCCGGTTCGGCGACGACGGCGAGTACCGCGAGGAGTCCGCCAAGATGCTCGCCACGTTCCTCTTTACGCTCCAGGGGACGCCGTTCGTCTACCAGGGCCAGGAAATCGGCGCGACGAACACGACGTTCGAAACGCCCGACGACATCCGGGACGTCGAAGCCGAGAACTTCGTCGATCTGAGCCTCGAGTCGGGCGCGTACGACTCCTACGAAGAGGTCCGGCCAATCGTCGAGTCGCGGAGCCGCGACAACGCGCGGACGCCGATGCAGTGGTCGGACGAGGAGTACGCGGGGTTCAGCGAGAGCGAACCCTGGATCGACGTCGCGGACGACTACGAGGAGATCAACGTCGAGGCGGCCCGCGCGGATCCGGACTCCGTCTGGCACTACTACCGCGAGCTGATCGAGTTGCGCGAGGAGCGCGACGTCTTCGTCTACGGCGAGTACGACCTGCTCCTGCCCGACCATCCCGAGGTGTTCGCTTACAGGCGAACGCTCGAGGACGAGACGCTGCTGGTCGTCTGTAACTTCTTCGACGACGAGCCGACCGTCGACCTGCCGCCCCTCGCCGCCGTCGAGGCACCCGAACTCGTGATCGGCAACTACGAGGGAGGCGAGCCGGGAGACGGCGCGCTCGAGCTTCGGCCGTACGAGGCGCGCGTATACGTGCTGTAG
- a CDS encoding polymer-forming cytoskeletal protein, whose translation MAFSRDPLDELAVPDGTEAKEVALETDGDVLVGSRSTIDFGVRGRNVLAGESVEFGGDIEAEGDCRLDMWCDVANNVLVGQDAYIGERVHVGGEMKVAGDLDIGDDVEIEEGFEANGWIVIRNPMPTIVFLFVYLKQLLLIGEEDAAQRLISELVDEDEEVEADPLIVPRNATVSDDAWRVSTPATIGDDCRLHGNIRAETIDVGSDCNVFGSLRARDDVSVGEGTRIHGDLTTRSGDVVIERDARILGDVSCENLALGPGAEVDGSIRADGEITMRTTERERE comes from the coding sequence GTGGCCTTCAGCAGGGATCCGCTCGACGAACTCGCCGTCCCCGACGGGACGGAAGCCAAGGAAGTCGCCCTCGAGACCGACGGAGACGTCCTCGTCGGCAGTCGGTCGACGATCGACTTCGGCGTCCGCGGACGGAACGTCCTCGCAGGTGAGAGCGTCGAGTTCGGCGGCGACATCGAGGCCGAAGGCGATTGTCGGCTCGACATGTGGTGTGACGTCGCGAACAACGTCCTGGTCGGCCAGGACGCCTACATCGGCGAGCGCGTCCACGTCGGCGGCGAGATGAAGGTCGCCGGCGACCTGGACATCGGCGACGACGTCGAGATCGAGGAAGGGTTCGAAGCCAACGGCTGGATCGTCATCCGAAATCCGATGCCGACGATCGTGTTCCTCTTCGTCTACCTCAAACAGCTCCTGCTCATCGGCGAGGAGGACGCCGCCCAGCGGCTCATCTCCGAACTCGTGGACGAGGACGAGGAGGTCGAGGCCGACCCCCTGATCGTGCCCCGCAACGCGACCGTCAGCGACGACGCCTGGCGCGTCTCGACGCCCGCGACGATCGGCGACGACTGCCGACTCCACGGCAACATCCGCGCCGAGACGATCGACGTCGGGAGCGACTGTAACGTCTTCGGCAGCCTCAGGGCTCGCGACGACGTCTCGGTCGGCGAGGGGACCCGCATCCACGGCGACCTGACGACTCGCAGCGGCGACGTCGTCATCGAACGTGACGCGCGCATCCTCGGCGACGTCTCGTGCGAGAACCTCGCGCTCGGGCCGGGGGCCGAGGTCGACGGCTCCATCCGCGCCGACGGCGAGATCACGATGCGGACGACCGAGCGCGAGCGGGAGTGA
- a CDS encoding electron transfer flavoprotein subunit beta/FixA family protein, whose protein sequence is MRSLVLTKGVPDFSEGAVSFDEDGHLERGKTPTVMNPNDEFALEAALQTRVRHGGHVSGVSMGPPGYGDVLRGAMESVYTDDSYLLSDRELAASDTWATAITLSAGIEKYREEVADVDLVFAGFKTADGETGQTGPQTCWALDWPIVTHVIALDIDPDERRLRAKRLVEGDIDEIETVEAPLPCMVVTDPEFEPAYRKASHRLTHKQLRAETQERAAEHDEHLTTWDHVDLSLDPDYIGLDGSPTIVSSVDPIPKAPSEREATMIDPDDSGAMEPVLEELHPFARGD, encoded by the coding sequence ATGCGATCGCTCGTACTGACGAAAGGCGTCCCGGACTTCTCCGAAGGGGCGGTGTCGTTCGACGAGGACGGTCACCTCGAGCGGGGGAAGACGCCGACGGTGATGAACCCGAACGACGAGTTCGCGCTCGAGGCCGCCCTCCAGACGAGGGTCCGCCACGGCGGTCACGTCAGCGGGGTGAGCATGGGGCCGCCCGGCTACGGCGACGTCTTACGGGGGGCGATGGAGTCGGTCTACACCGACGACAGCTACCTGCTCTCGGACCGCGAGCTGGCGGCCTCGGACACGTGGGCGACCGCGATCACGCTCAGCGCGGGTATCGAGAAGTACCGAGAGGAGGTCGCAGACGTCGACCTCGTCTTCGCGGGCTTCAAGACCGCCGACGGGGAGACCGGCCAGACCGGCCCCCAGACCTGCTGGGCGCTCGACTGGCCGATCGTCACCCACGTCATCGCGCTGGACATCGACCCCGACGAGCGCCGACTCCGCGCCAAGCGCCTCGTCGAGGGCGACATCGACGAGATCGAGACCGTCGAGGCGCCTCTGCCCTGCATGGTCGTCACCGACCCGGAGTTCGAGCCCGCCTATCGAAAGGCGTCCCACCGGCTGACGCACAAGCAGCTTCGGGCGGAGACCCAGGAGCGGGCGGCCGAGCACGACGAGCACCTGACGACGTGGGATCACGTCGACCTGAGCTTAGATCCCGACTACATCGGGCTCGACGGCTCGCCGACGATCGTCTCCTCCGTCGACCCGATTCCGAAGGCGCCCTCGGAGCGGGAGGCGACGATGATCGATCCCGACGACAGCGGCGCGATGGAACCCGTACTCGAGGAACTGCATCCGTTCGCGAGGGGTGACTGA
- a CDS encoding electron transfer flavoprotein subunit alpha/FixB family protein, which translates to MALDPNEHTVDELDEELETIDDADELQAVLEAEQAGRDRKTAREAIHRRLEIVDEAGDERDGVEEGTETEGEYEETKEDVGEEAEGEEVDEVDEADEADEEADESATEEEEDDLSHPTRDKKHVRALDGGDYADMWVFCETQQGELLEVSREMLGKARELMDQFEEDYGAEERVVAFLMGDDCEGLAEECIAHGADVAVYHDDDRLERFLHKPYTEIAAHMARGQGTVESTDWRDYDEPRYVLFPATNNGRDLSAKVQAELDSGLASDCSDLYIEENEVSNPVKTGEPGVKKTFEKVLHMKRPDFSGFEYSTILCLDNPGRDFHPQGASIIPGSFDPLEPDYDREGLVIEHDMELDEDWFRVEITEHDQLEAGIDLAGHEVIVCLGRGIADDPTAGMELALDLVDAFEDAELGITRGIVTSAYQFEGHIEEYSKEERQIGETGQVVAPDLYIAAGVSGAVQHKVGMDESDTIVAINTDSDARIRDFSDYFIEGDLFEVLPRLTAAVEAGETELEAVADGSGGDD; encoded by the coding sequence ATGGCACTGGATCCGAACGAACACACGGTCGACGAACTGGACGAGGAACTCGAGACGATCGACGACGCCGACGAGCTCCAGGCGGTGCTCGAGGCGGAACAGGCCGGGCGGGATCGCAAAACCGCACGGGAGGCGATTCACCGGCGACTCGAGATCGTCGACGAGGCGGGCGACGAGCGCGACGGCGTCGAGGAGGGAACCGAGACGGAAGGCGAGTACGAGGAGACGAAAGAGGACGTCGGCGAGGAGGCGGAAGGTGAGGAAGTGGACGAAGTCGACGAGGCCGACGAGGCAGACGAAGAAGCCGACGAATCGGCGACCGAGGAAGAAGAAGACGACCTCTCCCACCCGACTCGAGACAAGAAACACGTTCGCGCGCTCGACGGCGGCGATTACGCCGACATGTGGGTGTTCTGCGAGACCCAGCAGGGCGAGCTGCTCGAGGTCTCGAGAGAGATGCTCGGGAAGGCCCGAGAGCTGATGGACCAGTTCGAGGAGGATTACGGCGCGGAAGAGCGGGTCGTCGCATTCCTGATGGGCGACGACTGCGAGGGGCTGGCCGAGGAGTGTATCGCCCACGGCGCCGACGTCGCGGTCTACCACGACGACGATCGGCTCGAGCGGTTCCTCCACAAGCCCTACACCGAGATCGCGGCCCACATGGCCCGCGGGCAGGGAACCGTCGAGAGCACCGACTGGCGCGACTACGACGAACCGCGGTACGTCCTGTTCCCGGCGACGAACAACGGACGGGACCTCTCGGCGAAGGTCCAGGCGGAGCTGGACTCGGGGCTCGCTTCGGACTGTTCGGACCTCTACATCGAGGAAAACGAGGTGTCGAACCCGGTCAAGACCGGCGAACCCGGCGTCAAGAAGACCTTCGAGAAGGTCCTGCACATGAAGCGCCCGGACTTCTCCGGATTCGAGTACTCGACGATCCTCTGTCTCGACAACCCCGGGCGGGACTTCCACCCGCAGGGCGCGTCGATCATTCCTGGCAGCTTCGATCCCCTCGAGCCGGATTACGACCGCGAGGGGCTCGTGATCGAGCACGACATGGAACTCGACGAGGACTGGTTCCGCGTCGAGATCACCGAGCACGACCAGCTCGAGGCCGGGATCGACCTCGCAGGCCACGAGGTGATCGTCTGTCTCGGCCGCGGCATCGCCGACGATCCGACCGCGGGGATGGAACTCGCTCTCGACCTCGTCGACGCCTTCGAGGACGCCGAACTCGGTATCACTCGCGGGATCGTCACCTCCGCCTACCAGTTCGAGGGCCATATCGAGGAGTACTCGAAGGAGGAACGCCAGATCGGGGAGACGGGACAGGTCGTCGCCCCCGACCTCTACATCGCCGCGGGCGTCTCCGGGGCGGTCCAGCACAAGGTCGGGATGGACGAGTCGGACACGATCGTCGCGATCAACACCGACTCCGACGCCCGAATTCGCGACTTCAGCGACTACTTCATCGAGGGGGACCTCTTCGAGGTGCTCCCGCGGCTCACGGCGGCGGTCGAAGCGGGCGAGACGGAACTCGAGGCGGTCGCCGACGGCAGCGGAGGTGACGACTGA
- a CDS encoding FAD-dependent monooxygenase: protein MAEDREHYEAVVVGCGPGGAAAAARLAEHGIETLVLERGVEAGSKNVSGGLIYAEESAPYTIDDLFEGFREEAAERPVTDYQIHNIAGNKVKTYDLTDLHEHDTAWCDAVLRRKMDAWLEARVHEKTSETGGGVLTNVRVNGLLREDGEIVGVTCDELDPIEADLIVAADGVNSELARDAGLMDWEEPDEWFQGVKAVVDMEPDVVNDRFDIDEDEGAAHLFSGDLFEDVRGGGFLYTNDDSLSIGTVFHLDSLVAERAEPHELLDALLTHPVMAHWLGDEYEEREYAAKLVPDSKKVAHREPYRDRLVLVGDAAGQMQAQGPIIKGMNHAVTAGALAADAFAITRGNTDPEAAGRRYAKLLEGSGTMDKLRPRQYDLARAVGERDAITNVVERVLDSPVGSVAIGNPIADRVLKRAYNSPFLVSMLPDTRTGYVTVPAIVGEEHGRTIHWENEVEPPSLEARIGDLTYNTDVGNPHIELVDDSAEASEAAVYACPVSAEDFGGGCYRTERVKANGDEETVVSLDTQPCVECGTCAIVADTAWEHPRGGKGVEYREG, encoded by the coding sequence ATGGCGGAGGATCGCGAACACTACGAGGCCGTCGTCGTCGGCTGCGGCCCCGGCGGGGCCGCGGCGGCCGCCCGACTCGCGGAGCACGGCATCGAGACGCTCGTCCTGGAACGCGGCGTCGAGGCGGGCTCGAAGAACGTCTCCGGCGGACTAATTTACGCCGAGGAGTCGGCTCCCTACACGATCGACGACCTCTTCGAGGGCTTCCGCGAGGAGGCGGCCGAACGACCCGTCACCGACTACCAGATCCACAACATCGCGGGGAACAAGGTCAAGACCTACGACCTGACCGACCTCCACGAGCACGACACCGCCTGGTGCGACGCCGTGCTCCGCCGGAAGATGGATGCCTGGCTCGAAGCCCGCGTCCACGAGAAGACGAGCGAGACGGGCGGCGGCGTCCTGACGAACGTCCGGGTGAACGGCCTCCTCCGAGAGGACGGTGAGATCGTCGGCGTCACCTGCGACGAACTCGACCCGATCGAGGCGGACCTGATCGTCGCCGCCGACGGCGTCAACTCCGAACTGGCCCGCGACGCCGGCCTCATGGACTGGGAGGAGCCCGACGAGTGGTTCCAGGGCGTCAAAGCCGTCGTCGACATGGAGCCCGACGTCGTCAACGACCGGTTCGATATCGACGAGGACGAGGGCGCCGCCCACCTGTTCTCGGGCGACCTCTTCGAGGACGTCCGGGGCGGCGGCTTCCTCTACACCAACGACGACTCGCTGTCGATCGGGACCGTCTTCCACCTCGACAGCCTCGTCGCCGAGCGGGCCGAACCCCACGAACTGCTCGACGCGCTGCTCACCCATCCCGTGATGGCCCACTGGCTCGGCGACGAGTACGAGGAACGCGAGTACGCCGCGAAGCTCGTCCCCGACTCGAAGAAGGTCGCTCACCGCGAGCCCTACCGCGACCGCCTCGTCCTCGTCGGCGACGCCGCCGGCCAGATGCAGGCCCAGGGGCCGATCATCAAAGGGATGAACCACGCCGTCACCGCCGGCGCGCTCGCGGCCGACGCTTTTGCCATCACGCGCGGGAACACCGACCCGGAGGCCGCCGGTCGCCGCTACGCGAAGCTGCTCGAGGGATCGGGCACGATGGACAAGCTTCGCCCGCGGCAGTACGACCTCGCTCGCGCGGTCGGCGAGCGAGACGCCATCACGAACGTCGTCGAACGGGTACTCGATTCGCCCGTCGGCAGCGTCGCGATCGGCAATCCGATCGCCGACCGCGTCCTGAAACGGGCGTACAACTCGCCGTTTCTGGTGTCGATGCTTCCCGACACCCGCACCGGCTACGTCACGGTGCCGGCGATCGTCGGCGAGGAGCACGGTCGGACGATTCACTGGGAGAACGAGGTCGAACCGCCGAGTCTCGAGGCTCGCATCGGCGACCTCACCTACAACACCGACGTCGGCAACCCGCACATCGAACTGGTAGACGACTCCGCGGAGGCCAGCGAGGCCGCCGTCTACGCCTGCCCCGTCAGCGCCGAGGACTTCGGCGGCGGCTGCTACCGCACGGAGCGGGTCAAGGCGAACGGCGACGAAGAGACGGTCGTCAGCCTCGACACCCAGCCCTGCGTCGAGTGCGGCACCTGCGCGATCGTCGCCGACACCGCCTGGGAACACCCCCGCGGCGGCAAGGGCGTCGAGTACCGCGAGGGGTAA